Proteins found in one Thalassomonas actiniarum genomic segment:
- a CDS encoding rhodanese-like domain-containing protein codes for MNSSKCFLHGLIALLFTLSSQVFAFETQQVSQAQLMSLLAAPKAPEFIVLDVRSQEEFVQGHIAGAVNISHDTLAEKMTQISRYKDAKVIVHCRSGRRAAIAESLLIEKGFTGVRHLSGDIKGWQQAGLPLVKTP; via the coding sequence ATGAACAGCTCCAAGTGTTTTCTTCACGGCTTAATCGCCCTGTTATTCACGCTTTCCAGCCAGGTATTTGCCTTTGAAACCCAGCAGGTTTCCCAAGCGCAACTGATGAGTTTGTTAGCCGCTCCTAAAGCCCCTGAATTTATCGTTTTAGACGTACGCAGCCAGGAAGAATTTGTCCAGGGACATATCGCCGGTGCCGTTAACATCAGCCACGATACTTTAGCGGAAAAAATGACGCAAATAAGCCGCTATAAAGATGCTAAAGTTATTGTACATTGCCGCTCCGGCAGACGGGCAGCCATTGCCGAATCATTATTGATCGAGAAAGGCTTTACCGGTGTTCGCCACCTGAGCGGCGATATCAAAGGCTGGCAACAAGCCGGGCTACCGCTGGTGAAAACCCCTTAA
- a CDS encoding cobalamin biosynthesis protein, with protein MMNFPEITGLSFSVLLLFSVLLVKFIVTRFSDPRPLHYFRFYCQRLSDKVNNSSNSQNQQHIAGLVAILVTLSPLLVILWLFEAFIEVPWLWQGLLLYLALGSLSLGETSLSVAKALAAQQKYLARETLTPWLLRDTRQLSPMGLAKACIESQLLHHCAQLFTVSFFFLIGGGLAAIAYRLLLEMHFSWNVKRQRFLHFGQSADQLVKILQWLPVRLFVLLLLLFTSGKNLVLFTRLLRPYFFRLNNDLLIYCFALTLGIKLGGVASYDQQKLRRPAFNDPGRQPEPADIIHAGKRIKQLSVICSFFLLFTVVLLLAMPKV; from the coding sequence ATGATGAATTTCCCGGAAATAACCGGCCTTAGTTTTTCGGTATTATTGCTTTTTAGTGTGTTACTGGTGAAATTCATCGTGACCCGGTTCTCGGATCCCCGGCCGCTGCATTATTTTCGTTTCTATTGCCAGCGCTTGTCGGATAAGGTCAATAACAGCAGCAACAGCCAAAATCAACAGCATATTGCCGGCCTGGTCGCCATCCTGGTTACCCTGAGTCCCTTACTGGTGATTTTATGGTTATTTGAGGCCTTTATCGAAGTCCCCTGGTTGTGGCAGGGTTTGCTGCTTTATCTCGCCTTAGGTTCATTAAGCCTGGGGGAAACCAGCCTTAGCGTGGCCAAAGCCCTGGCAGCACAACAAAAATACCTGGCACGGGAAACCCTGACCCCCTGGTTGTTACGGGATACCCGGCAGTTATCCCCTATGGGGCTGGCAAAAGCCTGCATCGAAAGCCAGCTATTGCATCACTGCGCCCAGCTCTTTACCGTAAGCTTTTTTTTCCTCATCGGCGGAGGACTTGCCGCCATTGCTTACCGGCTATTGCTGGAAATGCATTTTAGCTGGAATGTCAAACGACAGCGTTTCCTGCACTTTGGCCAGTCAGCCGATCAGCTGGTAAAAATACTGCAGTGGCTGCCGGTCAGACTGTTTGTTTTATTATTGTTGCTCTTTACCTCGGGTAAAAACCTGGTGTTATTTACCCGCTTGCTTAGGCCATATTTTTTCAGGTTAAACAACGATCTGCTGATTTATTGTTTTGCCCTCACCTTAGGCATAAAATTAGGTGGGGTAGCCAGTTATGACCAGCAAAAACTGCGCAGACCGGCCTTTAATGATCCCGGCAGGCAACCAGAGCCGGCCGATATTATTCACGCCGGTAAACGGATAAAACAGCTAAGTGTTATCTGCAGCTTTTTCCTGTTGTTTACTGTCGTTTTGCTGCTGGCAATGCCCAAGGTTTAA
- the mtnN gene encoding 5'-methylthioadenosine/S-adenosylhomocysteine nucleosidase yields MKAGIIGAMEPEVAILKAELSNCQTEEHAGYQFFQGQLNGTDVVIVQSGIGKVAAALATALLIDKFQPDYVVNTGSAGGFDQSLKVGDIVISSEVRYHDVNLTAFGYEIGQLPSNPAAYTPHPVLVEAAKTGIESLTDIQTLVGLITTGDTFMTAEEDIAKARANFPQMAAVEMEGAAIAHTCRQFDIPFVVIRSMSDIAGKESPTSFEAYLETASVNSSQMVMNMLDALKDKTLT; encoded by the coding sequence ATGAAAGCAGGCATTATTGGCGCTATGGAGCCAGAAGTCGCGATATTAAAAGCCGAACTAAGCAACTGTCAAACCGAGGAACACGCTGGCTATCAGTTTTTCCAGGGACAACTTAACGGCACAGACGTAGTGATCGTACAGTCCGGTATAGGTAAAGTTGCCGCCGCCCTGGCCACCGCGTTGTTAATTGATAAGTTCCAGCCGGATTATGTGGTCAATACCGGCTCAGCCGGCGGTTTCGACCAGTCCCTGAAAGTGGGCGATATAGTGATCAGCTCAGAAGTACGTTATCACGACGTTAACCTGACGGCTTTCGGTTATGAAATAGGCCAGTTACCGTCAAACCCTGCCGCTTATACCCCGCACCCTGTCCTGGTTGAAGCGGCAAAAACCGGCATTGAATCCCTGACGGACATTCAAACCCTGGTCGGCTTGATCACCACCGGCGATACCTTTATGACCGCCGAAGAGGATATCGCCAAAGCCAGGGCCAACTTCCCGCAAATGGCGGCGGTGGAAATGGAAGGGGCCGCCATCGCCCATACCTGCCGACAATTTGATATCCCTTTTGTGGTGATCCGCTCTATGTCGGATATTGCCGGTAAAGAATCACCGACTTCCTTTGAAGCCTACCTGGAAACCGCCTCGGTCAATTCTTCGCAAATGGTGATGAATATGCTTGATGCGTTAAAAGATAAAACATTAACTTAA